A stretch of the Lactuca sativa cultivar Salinas chromosome 9, Lsat_Salinas_v11, whole genome shotgun sequence genome encodes the following:
- the LOC111918233 gene encoding 3-ketoacyl-CoA synthase 9: MATTSLHQSTAESATTVEIQQLSHPLPNFLNSVKLKYVKLGYHYLMRHLVTLLFLPLIAITAVHASQVNLDEIGKLYLHLQYNFIAVMALSGVAVLGSTVYLMSRPRHVYLVDYSCYRPPENLKVKFDVFMERSKLHGGFNESALEFQRKILERSGLGEETYLPPALHSVPPVPSMAAAREEAEQVMFGALDNLFKSTNLDPKDIGILVVNCSLFNPTPSLSSIIVNKYKLRGNIKSFNLGGMGCSAGVIAVDLAKDMLQVHRNSYAIVVSMENITQNWYFGNKKSMLIPNCLFRVGCAAVLLSNKSTDKRRAKYKLLHVVRTHRGSDDTAFNCVYQEEDDAGKVGVSLSKDLMAIAGGALKANITTLGPLVLPISEQLLFFGTLIARKLTDSRLKPYIPDFKLAFDHFCIHAGGRAVIDELEKNLQLSEEHVEPSRMTLYRFGNTSSSSIWYELAYTEAKGRMKKGNRVWQIAFGSGFKCNSAVWEAIRTVNPSDSNPWADCIHKFPVEICV, from the coding sequence TCTCCACCAGTCCACCGCTGAAAGCGCCACCACCGTCGAGATTCAACAACTGAGTCACCCACTTCCAAACTTTCTCAATAGTGTTAAGCTGAAATACGTCAAATTAGGCTACCACTACCTCATGAGACACCTTGTTACCCTCCTATTCCTCCCTCTTATCGCCATCACCGCTGTCCATGCTTCCCAGGTAAACCTTGATGAAATCGGAAAACTGTATCTTCATCTTCAGTATAATTTCATCGCCGTCATGGCGTTATCTGGAGTTGCCGTTCTTGGATCCACTGTCTACCTTATGAGTCGACCAAGACACGTGTACCTTGTTGATTACTCATGTTACCGTCCGCCggaaaacttgaaagtcaaattcGACGTGTTCATGGAACGCTCGAAACTGCATGGAGGTTTCAATGAGTCAGCGCTGGAGTTCCAAAGGAAGATACTTGAACGTTCTGGTCTTGGAGAAGAGACTTATCTCCCACCGGCGCTGCACAGCGTTCCGCCGGTACCTTCCATGGCCGCTGCTAGAGAAGAAGCGGAGCAAGTTATGTTTGGAGCTCTTGATAATCTGTTCAAATCCACCAACCTTGATCCCAAAGatattggaatcttggttgtgaATTGCAGTCTTTTTAATCCGACCCCGTCGCTATCTTCCATAATAGTCAACAAATACAAACTCCGGGGAAATATTAAATCCTTTAACCTCGGTGGTATGGGGTGCAGCGCCGGCGTGATCGCCGTTGATTTGGCCAAAGACATGCTACAGGTACACCGTAACAGCTACGCAATTGTCGTCAGCATGGAGAACATAACTCAAAATTGGTACTTCGGGAACAAAAAATCAATGCTGATCCCAAACTGTTTATTTAGAGTCGGTTGCGCCGCCGTGCTTTTATCAAACAAGTCCACCGATAAACGCCGTGCAAAATACAAACTCCTTCACGTCGTACGAACCCACCGTGGATCTGATGACACCGCATTCAACTGCGTCTACCAAGAAGAAGACGACGCCGGAAAAGTCGGAGTTTCACTATCCAAAGACTTGATGGCGATCGCCGGTGGTGCATTAAAAGCAAACATCACCACTTTAGGCCCACTCGTCCTTCCGATCAGCGAGCAGCTTTTGTTCTTCGGCACCCTAATCGCAAGAAAACTAACAGACTCCAGATTAAAACCTTACATACCGGACTTCAAGCTTGCGTTTGATCACTTCTGTATTCATGCCGGCGGGAGGGCAGTTATAGACGAGCTGGAGAAGAACTTGCAGTTGTCGGAGGAACACGTGGAGCCGTCGAGGATGACGTTGTATAGGTTCGGAAACACGTCATCAAGCTCGATCTGGTATGAGCTGGCTTACACGGAGGCTAAAGGGCGTATGAAGAAAGGAAACCGTGTTTGGCAAATAGCTTTCGGCAGCGGTTTTAAATGTAACAGCGCCGTTTGGGAAGCCATTCGAACCGTCAACCCGTCGGATAGTAACCCGTGGGCCGATTGCATTCATAAATTCCCTGTAGAAATATGTGTGTAA